Proteins from a genomic interval of Musa acuminata AAA Group cultivar baxijiao chromosome BXJ1-9, Cavendish_Baxijiao_AAA, whole genome shotgun sequence:
- the LOC135594468 gene encoding UDP-glucosyltransferase 29-like produces MDSTGDHYGLRVVMLPWLAHGHASPFLELAKRLSRHDVFVHFCSTPANLVSMREQFDANAFPSIRLVELQLPALPGLPPDLHTTKHLPSHLMPTLKQAFDLAEPDFGLLLQALHPDLLIYDFLQPWAPLSAHRRNIPAIQFLTTAASSAAFFCHCIKRPTEEFPFPAMSLGVKENLEHIATMNRFANGMSDGERFLRCMDRSSGFIAIRTFREIEAKYIDYLSCVLDKEVVPVGPLVPDDDDDDDGSSGRDRLTDQDRETERSIMSWLGAKEKSSVVLATFGSEYFMCKEEMREVARGLELSGLSFIWVVRFPKDGILPTVAGDSSSWATALPSGFVERVVKGEGRGLVVEGWAPQRKILP; encoded by the exons ATGGATTCAACAGGCGATCACTACGGCCTTCGCGTGGTCATGCTACCATGGCTCGCCCATGGCCACGCCTCGCCCTTCCTGGAGCTCGCCAAGCGCTTGTCACGCCACGACGTGTTCGTCCACTTCTGCTCCACTCCCGCCAACCTCGTCTCCATGCGCGAACAGTTCGACGCCAATGCCTTCCCTTCCATCCGGCTGGTGGAGCTCCAACTGCCCGCACTCCCCGGTCTCCCGCCTGACCTCCACACCACCAAACACCTCCCGTCCCACCTGATGCCCACCCTCAAGCAGGCCTTCGACCTCGCGGAGCCCGACTTCGGGCTCCTCCTCCAAGCCTTGCACCCCGACCTGCTCATCTACGACTTCCTCCAACCTTGGGCGCCCCTCTCGGCGCACCGCCGCAACATCCCGGCCATCCAGTTCCTCACCACCGCCGCTTCCTCCGCGGCCTTCTTCTGCCACTGCATCAAACGACCGACCGAAGAGTTTCCGTTCCCGGCCATGTCGCTGGGCGTGAAGGAGAACCTGGAACACATTGCCACGATGAACCGGTTTGCCAACGGCATGTCGGACGGGGAGCGCTTCCTCCGCTGCATGGACCGCTCCTCGGGCTTCATCGCCATCAGGACGTTCCGGGAGATCGAGGCCAAGTACATCGACTACTTGTCCTGCGTGCTGGACAAGGAGGTCGTGCCCGTGGGGCCTCTTGTtccggacgacgacgacgacgacgacggtagCAGCGGGCGGGATCGCCTGACGGACCAGGACCGCGAGACCGAGCGGTCGATCATGTCGTGGCTGGGCGCCAAGGAGAAGTCCTCCGTCGTGCTCGCAACGTTCGGCAGCGAGTACTTCATGTGCAAGGAGGAGATGCGGGAGGTAGCGCGCGGGTTGGAACTCAGCGGGTTGAGCTTTATCTGGGTGGTGAGGTTCCCAAAGGACGGAATCCTCCCCACGGTTGCCGGCGATAGTAGCTCGTGGGCTACTGCTCTGCCGAGCGGTTTTGTGGAGAGGGTCGTGAAGGGGGAAGGCAGGGGATTGGTGGTGGAGGGGTGGGCGCCGCAGAGAAAGATCCT GCCATGA
- the LOC135592468 gene encoding actin-depolymerizing factor 7-like: protein MRSPQETVTEPTEDVECTHLIWFVILPSPPFSLVRFLDCRHRSLRCYAATLEMANAASGMAVNDDCKLKFLELKAKRTYRFIVFKIDEKQKEVVVETVGEPSSNYDDFAAALPTDECRYAIYDFDFVTEENCQKSKIFFIAWSPDSSRVRSKMLYASSKDRFKGELDGIQVELQATDPTEMGLDVFRSRAN from the exons ATGAGAAGTCCTCAAGAGACCGTAACCGAGCCAACGGAAGACGTAGAGTGTACCCATCTCATTTGGTTTGTGATCCTCCCGAGCCCTCCTTTTTCTCTCGTTCGATTCCTGGATTGTCGCCACCGATCTCTTCGCTGTTACGCCGCCACCCTAGAAATG GCAAACGCGGCGTCCGGAATGGCCGTCAATGATGATTGCAAGCTCAAATTCTTGGAGTTGAAGGCCAAAAGAACTTACCGTTTCATAGTATTCAAGATCGACGAGAAGCAGAAGGAAGTGGTCGTGGAGACGGTCGGCGAGCCCTCTTCGAACTACGATGATTTTGCTGCCGCTCTCCCGACCGATGAATGTAGATATGCCATATATGACTTCGATTTCGTGACCGAAGAGAACTGCCAGAAGAGTAAGATCTTTTTTATCGCATG GTCCCCTGATTCCTCGAGAGTGCGCAGTAAGATGCTTTATGCAAGCTCCAAGGACCGATTCAAGGGGGAGTTAGATGGTATCCAGGTCGAACTGCAAGCAACTGATCCTACGGAGATGGGCCTTGACGTCTTTAGAAGCCGTGCAAATTGA
- the LOC103996914 gene encoding histone H2B — translation MAPKAEKKPAEKKPAAAEKPAVDKEKKSVAEKAPAEKKPKAGKRIPSSKDGAGSAGDKKRRKAKKGTETYKIYIFKVLKQVHPDIGISSKAMSIMNSFINDIFEKLAQEASRLARYNKKPTITSREIQTSVRLVLPGELAKHAVSEGTKAVTKFTSS, via the coding sequence ATGGCGCCCAAGGCCGAGAAGAAGCCGGCGGAGAAGAAGCCTGCCGCCGCCGAGAAGCCGGCCGTGGATAAGGAGAAGAAGTCTGTGGCCGAGAAGGCCCCAGCTGAGAAGAAGCCCAAGGCCGGGAAGCGCATCCCGTCCTCCAAGGACGGCGCGGGTTCGGCCGGCGACAAGAAAAGGAGGAAGGCGAAGAAGGGGACGGAGACCTACAAGATCTACATCTTCAAGGTGCTCAAGCAGGTCCACCCGGACATCGGCATCTCCAGCAAGGCCATGTCCATCATGAACTCCTTCATCAACGACATCTTCGAGAAGCTCGCCCAGGAGGCCTCCCGCCTCGCCCGCTATAACAAGAAGCCCACCATCACGTCTCGCGAGATCCAGACCTCCGTCCGCCTCGTCCTCCCCGGTGAGCTCGCCAAGCACGCCGTCTCTGAGGGCACCAAGGCCGTCACCAAGTTCACCAGCTCTTGA